The Petroclostridium xylanilyticum region TACCGAAAACCGGTAAAACTTTTGCAAATTTCGCCTTTATTCCCTCAAACGTTGCATATATTACAGGAATTACTATCATGGTCAGAAAAGTAGCAGCCATCATACCTCCAACAACAGCTATTGCCAAAGGTGAAAACCTTTCGGAACCCAAGGCAAGCTGTAATGCCAGGGGCAGCATGCCTGTTACGTCGGAAAGGGCTGTCATCATAATAGGTCTATGAAAGCAGCCACTCCGCCAATAATAAGTATTACTATTGGAATTATAAAAATAAGCTTATTTTTTTTCATGTCACTAGCTCCTTTTATGATAATTTTTATG contains the following coding sequences:
- a CDS encoding efflux RND transporter permease subunit — encoded protein: MMTALSDVTGMLPLALQLALGSERFSPLAIAVVGGMMAATFLTMIVIPVIYATFEGIKAKFAKVLPVFGNEVSY